In a genomic window of Zingiber officinale cultivar Zhangliang chromosome 9B, Zo_v1.1, whole genome shotgun sequence:
- the LOC122024696 gene encoding uncharacterized protein LOC122024696 yields MPTAWIKSLHCKTNTVDDVLYPSRSSYSDKKSLLSSVSCVSSSHAVHDAYTPKKPKPKPKPSPAQPLPSPAPAILLPARFPSLSELPPGHSSRRVVEIIFTSSWSPDAAFPGEIEMLFRVRNPARTVARFEEHRAAVRARSGPGDSRCAADGNEMMRFRCGAVVGDAAGVAWPAERVRTFSGSGGAHASGGGGGAGRRRAMLVCRVIAGRVRIESSSDAADSVSLGNGELVVFDPRAVLPCFLIIYKL; encoded by the coding sequence ATGCCGACGGCATGGATCAAGTCCCTGCACTGCAAGACTAACACCGTCGACGACGTTCTCTACCCTTCGCGCTCCTCCTATTCCGACAAGAAGTCGCTGCTCTCCTCTGTCTCATGCGTCAGCTCCTCTCACGCTGTCCACGACGCCTACACTCCCAAGAAGCCGAAACCCAAGCCCAAGCCCAGCCCGGCACAGCCTCTCCCCTCGCCggctccggcgatcctgctccCCGCCCGCTTCCCTTCCCTCTCGGAGCTCCCCCCGGGCCACTCCTCCCGTCGGGTGGTCGAGATCATCTTCACCTCCAGCTGGTCCCCCGACGCGGCGTTCCCCGGCGAGATCGAGATGCTGTTCCGCGTCCGCAACCCGGCCCGCACCGTCGCCCGCTTCGAGGAGCACCGCGCCGCCGTGCGCGCCCGCTCCGGCCCCGGAGACTCGCGCTGCGCGGCCGACGGGAACGAGATGATGCGCTTCCGCTGCGGCGCGGTCGTCGGCGACGCCGCCGGCGTCGCGTGGCCTGCAGAGCGTGTGCGGACCTTCTCCGGGAGCGGCGGCGCGCATgcgagcggcggcggcggcggggcCGGCCGGCGGCGCGCGATGCTGGTCTGCCGGGTCATCGCGGGCCGGGTCAGGATCGAGTCGTCGTCGGACGCCGCCGACTCGGTGAGTCTGGGGAACGGCGAACTCGTCGTGTTCGACCCACGAGCTGTGCTCCCCTGCTTCCTCATCATCTACAAGCTCTGA
- the LOC122025278 gene encoding metallothiol transferase FosB-like, with protein MKQNPSLPPLPLVSLNHVSFLCSSLHDSIKFYQEVLGFELVKRPSSLGFEGAWLYKYGVGVHLLLRDSPATTEPKSRKIDPKDNHISFQVSDTRITRRILEEKKIEYVSGVVREGELEVEQLFFHDPDHNMIEICDCQNIPVIPL; from the exons ATGAAGCAAAACCCTtcacttcctcctcttcctcttgtgtcTCTCAATCACGTCTCCTTCTTGTGTTCCTCTCTCCACGACTCCATAAAGTTCTATCAGGAGGTGCTCGGATTCGAGCTCGTCAAACGGCCTTCCTCCTTGGGTTTCGAGGGTGCATG GCTCTACAAGTACGGGGTTGGCGTGCATTTGCTGCTACGAGATTCGCCGGCGACGACAGAGCCTAAGTCGCGAAAGATTGATCCGAAAGACAATCACATTTCGTTCCAAGTGAGCGACACGAGAATCACGAGAAGAAtattggaagagaagaaaatagaATATGTGAGTGGAGTAGTGAGGGAAGGTGAGTTGGAGGTGGAGCAACTCTTCTTCCACGATCCTGATCACAACATGATCGAGATATGTGACTGTCAAAATATCCCCGTGATTCCTCTTTGA